Proteins encoded together in one Penaeus vannamei isolate JL-2024 chromosome 9, ASM4276789v1, whole genome shotgun sequence window:
- the Ctu1 gene encoding cytoplasmic tRNA 2-thiolation protein 1 isoform X2, with amino-acid sequence MKLLNERYDYGLKLVLLSIDEGITGYRDDSLETVKRNEQQYGIPLKIMSYEELYGWTMDRIVEKVGRKNNCTFCGVFRRQALDRGATLLKVDKIVTGHNADDIAETVLMNILRGDIARLQRCTAIVTGNEDTIARSKPFKYTYEKEIVMYAYFKKLDYFSTECIYSPNAYRGHARAYLKDLEKIRATAVIDVIHSGECLSVREGVKLPTQSICERCGHVSSQPVCKACVLLEGLNKGRPRLGIGKSSKVQERLGENHKKEVSGKDSQGSNHVPNGVALEGHAEIKSLDF; translated from the exons ATGATTATGGACTGAAGTTAGTTCTCCTGTCTATTGATGAGGGTATTACAG GCTACCGAGATGACAGTTTAGAGACAGTTAAGCGGAATGAGCAGCAGTATGGAATCCCTCTCAAGATTATGTCGTATGAGGAGCTTTATGGATGGACAATGGACCGCATAGTTGAAAAG GTTGGACGCAAGAACAACTGCACATTTTGTGGTGTGTTCAGGAGGCAGGCACTCGACCGTGGGGCAACCCTGTTAAAGGTAGACAAGATTGTAACAGGGCACAATGCTGATGATATAGCAGAAACGGTCTTGATGAATATTCTACGAGGAGACATTGCCAGGCTTCAGAGGTGCACTGCCATTGTTACT GGTAATGAAGACACTATTGCAAGGTCAAAACCTTTCAAGTACACCTATGAAAAGGAGATTGTGATGTATGCCTACTTCAAGAAATTAGACTACTTTTCTACAGAGTGCATTTACTCCCCAAATGCATACCGAGGGCACGCACGAGCTTATCTCAAGGACCTAGAAAAGATTAGGGCTACAGCTGTCATTGATGTGATCCACTCAG GTGAATGCCTCTCTGTTCGTGAAGGAGTCAAACTACCCACCCAGTCAATATGCGAACGCTGTGGTCATGTATCTTCACAACCAGTATGCAAGGCTTGTGTTCTACTTGAAGGGCTGAATAAAGGACGACCCAGACTAGGTATTGGCAAGTCATCTAAGGTCCAGGAACGACTTGGAGAGAACCACAAGAAAGAAGTGTCAGGAAAGGACAGTCAAGGTTCTAATCATGTTCCCAATGGTGTGGCTCTAGAAGGGCATGCGGAGATAAAGAGTTTAGATTTCTAG